The Salvia miltiorrhiza cultivar Shanhuang (shh) chromosome 1, IMPLAD_Smil_shh, whole genome shotgun sequence genome has a window encoding:
- the LOC131015532 gene encoding ferredoxin C 2, chloroplastic isoform X2: protein MDLQTPCCNACMLINRKPAPPKLSFSRNNISIPKYRCKTVSELQSTASVNGGARPSSVPSHKVTVHDRQRGVVHEFYVPEDQYILHTAEDQDIKLPFACRHGCCTSCAVRIKSGELKQPEALGISAELKSQGYALLCVGFPSSDLEVETQDEDEVYWLQFGRYFARGPIERDDYALELAMGDE from the exons aTGGACCTTCAAACTCCATGTTGTAATGCCTGTATGCTGATTAACAGAAAACCAGCTCCTCCTAAACTGTCATTTTCCAGAAACAACATCAGCATACCAAAATACCGATGTAAAACTGTGTCAGAGCTCCAATCAACAGCCTCTGTTAACGGGGGCGCACGCCCCTCTTCGGTTCCATCGCACAAAGTCACCGTACACGACCGTCAGCGCGGCGTCGTCCACGAATTTTATGTCCCTGAG GACCAATATATCTTGCACACTGCAGAGGATCAGGATATAAAGCTACCTTTTGCTTGCAGGCATG GCTGCTGTACCAGCTGTGCTGTCCGTATAAAGTCTGGAGAACTCAAACAGCCAGAAGCACTAGGGATATCTGCTGAATTAAAATCTCAG GGGTATGCACTTCTGTGTGTTGGCTTCCCATCGTCTGACCTGGAGGTTGAAACACAAGATGAGGATGAG GTGTATTGGCTACAGTTTGGCAGATATTTTGCTCGAGGTCCTATT GAGAGAGATGACTATGCATTAGAATTGGCCATGGGAGATGAGTAA
- the LOC131015532 gene encoding ferredoxin-1, chloroplastic isoform X1 — protein sequence MDLQTPCCNACMLINRKPAPPKLSFSRNNISIPKYRCKTVSELQSTASVNGGARPSSVPSHKVTVHDRQRGVVHEFYVPEDQYILHTAEDQDIKLPFACRHGCCTSCAVRIKSGELKQPEALGISAELKSQGYALLCVGFPSSDLEVETQDEDEVVYYMHLKTYFCILVAPLFVKISITWKTSTCSYNFYFSSGLLLLGFPTGFLMFEKLLSTLYT from the exons aTGGACCTTCAAACTCCATGTTGTAATGCCTGTATGCTGATTAACAGAAAACCAGCTCCTCCTAAACTGTCATTTTCCAGAAACAACATCAGCATACCAAAATACCGATGTAAAACTGTGTCAGAGCTCCAATCAACAGCCTCTGTTAACGGGGGCGCACGCCCCTCTTCGGTTCCATCGCACAAAGTCACCGTACACGACCGTCAGCGCGGCGTCGTCCACGAATTTTATGTCCCTGAG GACCAATATATCTTGCACACTGCAGAGGATCAGGATATAAAGCTACCTTTTGCTTGCAGGCATG GCTGCTGTACCAGCTGTGCTGTCCGTATAAAGTCTGGAGAACTCAAACAGCCAGAAGCACTAGGGATATCTGCTGAATTAAAATCTCAG GGGTATGCACTTCTGTGTGTTGGCTTCCCATCGTCTGACCTGGAGGTTGAAACACAAGATGAGGATGAGGTAGTatactatatgcatctaaaaacTTATTTTTGCATATTAGTTGCGCCTTTATTC GTTAAGATAAGTATAACTTGGAAGACGAGTACTTGTAGTTATAACTTTTATTTTAGTTCGGGTCTTCTCCTTTTAGGCTTTCCTACTGGGTTTCTTATGTTTGAAAAGCTATTGTCTACTTTATATACATAG